Within the Desulfurella sp. genome, the region TCGTCCTTTTCTACAAACTCTAAAGCTGTATGTATATTTAGTTTTTTTAGAAGGCTTGCCGTATTTGGTCCTATACCCCAAACATCTTCTATGGGGGTATCTTTTAGAAAAAGATGTATCTGGTTTCCTGGGATTAGAGTTATACCGTATGGTTTTTTGAGCTTTGAGGCTAGCTTTGCGAGTGTCTTTGTAAGGCTAACGCCAATCGATACACTTATATTTAGCTCTTGCTTTATGGTGCTTTGAATACTTAGCGCAATTTCTTTATATGTTTTTGAATGCAGCCTCCTTAATCCTGTTAAGTCAACAAAGGCTTCATCTATTGAATATTCTTCTATAAGCGGGGAAAAGCGCTTTAGTATTTCAAACATCCTGACAGAAAACAAACTATAAGTTTCATAGTGAGATTCAATCACGATTAAATCCCTGCAGATATTTTTTGCCTGATTTAGCCTCATTCCCCTTTTTATACCCTTTTGCTTTGCTTCATAGCTTAAAGCAGTAATAATTCCCCGCTCTTTGCCAACTGCTACACACTTGCCTTTAAGCGATGGATTTAAGGCTTGCTCGCAGGCAACAAAAAATGCATCTGCATCTATGTGGGCTATAGCGCTGCTCCATGAGTGAGTGCAGATTACTTTACCTATATTTTCTTGCAACACCCACCACCACCCCTGCTATAGTAAGCTCACTTTTTGGCTTTATGGGCTTGTAATTTTTGTTTGCGGCAATCAGGATATATGAGCCATTTTCTTTTGATAAATACTTCATAGTCCAGTTATTGTCAACACATGCAATTACTATATCGCCTTCTTTGGGCTCAACGGATCTATCCACAATTACAAAGTCTCCTGGCATAATGCCTGCCTCAATCATTGAATCTCCGCTAACTTTGAGCAAGAAAGAAGTATTTGGGTTTTTCACAAGCAATCTGTCTATAGATATAGTATCTAAAAGCTCTTCTTCTGCCGGGCTTGGAAAACCTGCTTCTATGTTTCCAAGCAGTTTTATACTAATAGGCTTTAGCGTAATATGGCGCTCTTCTTTTTTAACAAGACCTAAGTGTTCTAATTTTGCTATAGTTTTAAAAACTGCATTTTTTGATTTAACATTAAATAACAAGCTCATTTCTTTGTAGGTAGGCATCCTATTATTTAACCTATAAAACTCTACAATCTGTCCATAGCGCTTTTGTAGCAAGTAATCAAACTCCATACAATGTATTATAGTGAACAATAGTTCACTGTCAAGATGTTTTTAATTTTTACCGCAAATTTATACTATGCAAATCAAATTTTTCTTTACATTTTGCCATTTGTGTGTTTTAATTAACAAAAAACAGAGGTTTTATGCAATCTTTAAGCGACCTTACATTTATTACAAACGAAAATGGGCAAAGTTTACTTGATCGCTTTAAAGTACTGATAAAAGATGCAAAATATTTTGACTGTCTTGTGGGTTACTTTTATACAAGCGGTTTTTATGCATTGTATAAATCACTCAATGAAACTGAGAAAATAAGAATTCTAATAGGCATTGGCACATCAAGTGAAACTTACAATTTAATAAAAACTGCAGTCTCACATAAAGAAACAAAACAAATGATTGAAAATCTCGTGAAAAGTGAATTAGATGAATCAGAAGACAGTCTTTATGTTGAAGAGGGAGTTCAAAAGTTTATTGAATGGATAAATACTGGAAAAATTGAAGTAAGAGCTTATCCATCACAGAATCTCCATGCAAAATTGTATATTATGACTTTTAATGAAAAAGATAGAGACAAAGGCAGGGTAATAACTGGCTCAAGCAATTTTACAAAAGCTGGATTTGAAGATAACCTCGAGTTTAATGTAGAGCTTAAAAACGCTTCTGATTATGATTTTGCAAAAAAGAAATTTGAAGAACTATGGAATGTTGCTGTTGATGTCACTGAAAAATATGTTCAGACAATAAAAGAAAATACATGGTTAAACGAAAATATCACTCCTTACGAACTTTATCTAAAATTTCTATATGAATATTTTAAAGATGAATTGAACAGAACTGACGAAGTATTCATAAAATATCTACCCGAAAACTTTAAAAGATTTGAATATCAAAAGCAAGCGGTTTTAAATGCAAAGAAAATATTGGAAGAATACGGCGGTGTTTTTATTTCCGATGTGGTTGGCCTTGGAAAAACCTATATGACTGCCATGCT harbors:
- a CDS encoding DNA polymerase IV, whose product is MLQENIGKVICTHSWSSAIAHIDADAFFVACEQALNPSLKGKCVAVGKERGIITALSYEAKQKGIKRGMRLNQAKNICRDLIVIESHYETYSLFSVRMFEILKRFSPLIEEYSIDEAFVDLTGLRRLHSKTYKEIALSIQSTIKQELNISVSIGVSLTKTLAKLASKLKKPYGITLIPGNQIHLFLKDTPIEDVWGIGPNTASLLKKLNIHTALEFVEKDENFLKKYLSKPYIQTYNELKGIQSIEFAPKLPNKSISKAQSFVPSNKESFIFSELVKNLELACAKLRRHGLFAKKLTVFLKTSDFQVSFIKIALSIPTNLPIMLTNTLKEAFNKIYTRGLFYRQTGIVLSDLTEKTHQDLFEDTVKIEKIERIYKALDKINSRFGNNTVCLASSLASKQNKKQHLNLPFVDIKV
- the lexA gene encoding transcriptional repressor LexA; this encodes MEFDYLLQKRYGQIVEFYRLNNRMPTYKEMSLLFNVKSKNAVFKTIAKLEHLGLVKKEERHITLKPISIKLLGNIEAGFPSPAEEELLDTISIDRLLVKNPNTSFLLKVSGDSMIEAGIMPGDFVIVDRSVEPKEGDIVIACVDNNWTMKYLSKENGSYILIAANKNYKPIKPKSELTIAGVVVGVARKYR